In the genome of Nycticebus coucang isolate mNycCou1 chromosome 12, mNycCou1.pri, whole genome shotgun sequence, one region contains:
- the TMEM186 gene encoding transmembrane protein 186, with protein MEVCKILSGTCIIPLDFYKYYMEQPIGSSGSTRDSAQDATSPPGSTYLPRGCQGPIHVKEAERWARSRHDRGIRPHLSESTRWHQETQPGSSGSPPTPQDTSGGNLPQCLGLAPAKASGPQFPECDACTRASYSRACALGGSGGSRDLLPAAGGGAMAALLRTVLRLQGPGPGPAAWGRPFHELWYFSRQEHSKRWVGSRSPTSKEKPPGTETEKFHMVYRFDAIRSFGFLSRLKVAQTALTVVAWPPGFYLYSQDLITFNSLCFMSGIASFALAMLCWMSYFFRRLVGILYVNESGTILRVAHLTFWGWRQDTYCLVAEVIPLTDTEEWSQDVFVRIKQYNGKQTFYLTLRYGQILDRERFTEVFGLLDRSR; from the exons ATGGAGGTGTGCAAGATACTTTCAGGAACTTGCATCATTCCATTGGATTTTTACAAATACTATATGGAACAG CCGATAGGCTCATCTGGGAGCACAAGGGACTCCGCACAGGATGCCACCAGCCCTCCGGGCTCCACCTACCTGCCGCGGGGCTGTCAGGGTCCCATCCACGTCAAAGAGGCAGAGCGCTGGGCCCGGAGCCGCCATGACCGCGGTATCCGCCCTCATCTGTCTGAAAGTACTCGTTGGCACCAGGAAACTCAGCCCGGAAGTTCCGGTTCACCTCCTACACCCCAAGACACGTCGGGAGGGAATCTCCCACAATGCCTGGGATTAGCGCCCGCTAAGGCCTCTGGACCACAATTTCCGGAGTGCGACGCGTGTACGCGCGCTTCGTACTCCCGAGCATGCGCCCTTGGAGGTTCCGGGGGCAGCCGGGATTTACTTCCGGCAGCAGGCGGCGGGGCCATG GCTGCCCTCCTGCGAACTGTGCTGAGGTTgcaggggccagggccagggccagctgCATGGGGAAGGCCTTTTCATGAGCTCTGGTACTTCAGTAGACAAGAGCATTCCAAGAGGTGGGTGGGGAGCAGGTCGCCCACCTCAAAGGAGAAACCACCAGGCACAGAGACGGAGAAATTCCACATGGTCTACCGTTTTGATGCCATCAGGTCCTTTGGGTTCTTGTCTCGGCTAAAGGTAGCACAGACTGCCCTGACAGTGGTGGCCTGGCCACCGGGCTTCTACTTGTACTCCCAGGACCTCATAACTTTCAACTCTCTGTGCTTCATGAGCGGGATAGCTAGCTTTGCCCTGGCTATGCTGTGCTGGATGAGCTATTTCTTCCGGAGACTAGTGGGCATCCTGTATGTGAACGAGTCTGGCACCATACTGCGAGTAGCTCACCTGACCTTCTGGGGCTGGCGGCAGGATACATACTGTCTTGTGGCAGAAGTGATACCCCTGACAGACACTGAGGAATGGTCACAGGATGTGTTTGTGCGTATCAAGCAGTACAATGGGAAGCAGACCTTCTACCTCACTCTGCGCTATGGACAGATCCTGGACAGAGAGCGTTTCACAGAGGTGTTTGGTTTGCTGGACAGGTCCAGGTGA